In Herbaspirillum sp. WKF16, one genomic interval encodes:
- a CDS encoding AMP nucleosidase, whose translation MFATEKFTDPEAAYARVLEIYEHNTAILREAFRKFSANEALEQRVRACYPFVRITTEKATHTDTRQSFGFVAGPGCYQTTITRPALFHNYLLSQFKLVLQNHQAPLEIGVSDLPIPVHFAFPEGIHVEGSLDPDRLRSLPDVFDLPDLATMDDRIANGTYEVDNGAWRDGLHPLALFTGPRIDYSLHRLRHYTATSPDQFQRYVLFTNYAFYVDEFVRLGRRLMEATDDPEERAYRRQYTAFVEPGNVTTWSANQEGGAQPSSGVAPARQPQMPAYHLQRADGTGITLVNIGVGPSNAKTVTDHVAVLRPHGWLMLGHCAGLSASQRMGDYVLAHAYVRDDHVLDDDLPLWVPIPALAEVQLALQDAVAGITKLEGYELKRIMRTGTVASVDDRNWELRDHRTPLLRFSQSRAIALDMESATVAANGFRFRVPYGTLLCVSDKPLHGEIKLPGMANSFYEQRVHQHLQIGIRALELLRNNGIEQLHSRKLRSFAEPAFR comes from the coding sequence ATGTTTGCCACGGAAAAATTCACCGACCCCGAAGCCGCGTATGCGCGCGTGCTGGAAATCTACGAACACAACACCGCTATCCTGCGCGAGGCCTTCCGCAAGTTCTCGGCCAACGAAGCCCTGGAGCAGCGCGTGCGCGCCTGCTATCCGTTCGTGCGCATCACCACCGAGAAGGCGACCCATACCGACACCCGGCAATCCTTCGGCTTCGTTGCCGGCCCCGGCTGCTACCAGACCACGATCACCCGGCCGGCGCTGTTCCACAACTACCTGCTGAGCCAGTTCAAGCTGGTGCTGCAGAATCACCAGGCGCCGCTGGAGATCGGCGTGAGCGACCTGCCGATTCCGGTGCACTTCGCCTTCCCCGAAGGCATCCACGTCGAAGGCAGCCTCGATCCCGATCGGCTGCGCTCGCTGCCGGACGTGTTCGACCTGCCGGACCTGGCGACCATGGACGATCGCATCGCCAACGGCACCTACGAGGTCGACAACGGCGCATGGCGCGACGGCCTGCATCCGCTGGCGCTGTTCACCGGCCCGCGCATCGACTATTCGCTGCACCGGCTGCGCCACTACACGGCGACTTCGCCCGACCAGTTCCAGCGCTACGTGCTGTTCACCAACTACGCGTTCTACGTGGACGAATTCGTGCGCCTCGGCCGCCGCCTGATGGAAGCCACCGACGATCCGGAAGAACGCGCCTATCGCCGGCAATACACGGCCTTCGTCGAGCCGGGCAACGTCACCACCTGGAGCGCCAACCAGGAGGGCGGCGCGCAACCCTCGTCAGGCGTGGCGCCGGCGCGCCAGCCGCAGATGCCGGCCTACCACCTGCAGCGCGCCGACGGCACCGGCATCACGCTGGTCAACATCGGCGTCGGCCCTTCCAATGCCAAGACCGTCACCGACCACGTCGCCGTGCTGCGCCCGCACGGCTGGCTGATGCTGGGCCACTGCGCCGGGCTGTCGGCCTCGCAGCGCATGGGTGACTATGTGCTGGCGCACGCTTACGTGCGCGACGACCACGTATTGGATGACGACCTGCCGCTCTGGGTGCCGATCCCCGCGCTGGCCGAAGTGCAGCTGGCGCTGCAGGACGCGGTGGCCGGCATCACCAAGCTGGAAGGGTACGAGCTCAAGCGCATCATGCGCACCGGCACCGTGGCCTCGGTCGACGACCGCAACTGGGAGCTGCGCGACCACCGCACGCCGCTGCTGCGCTTCTCGCAGAGCCGCGCCATTGCGCTGGATATGGAAAGCGCCACCGTGGCCGCCAACGGCTTCCGCTTCCGCGTGCCGTACGGCACCTTGCTGTGCGTTTCGGACAAGCCGCTGCACGGCGAGATCAAGCTGCCCGGCATGGCCAACAGCTTCTACGAGCAGCGCGTGCACCAGCACCTGCAGATCGGCATTCGCGCGCTGGAGCTGCTGCGCAACAATGGCATCGAGCAACTGCACAGCCGCAAGCTGCGCAGCTTCGCGGAGCCGGCCTTCCGCTAA
- a CDS encoding TFIIB-type zinc ribbon-containing protein, protein MKCPVCTSTNLLISERQGIEIDYCPQCRGVWLDRGELDKLIERAPAVAPAPVRAPQPLQPLQQGYDQRFGRGHHHGDSHGGDYRRKKKGFLGEIFDFD, encoded by the coding sequence ATGAAATGTCCCGTCTGCACATCGACCAACCTGCTGATCTCGGAACGCCAGGGCATCGAGATCGACTACTGTCCGCAATGCCGCGGCGTGTGGCTGGATCGCGGCGAGCTCGACAAGCTGATCGAGCGCGCGCCGGCTGTGGCGCCGGCGCCGGTCCGGGCGCCGCAGCCGCTGCAGCCGCTGCAGCAGGGGTACGATCAGCGTTTCGGTCGCGGCCACCATCATGGCGACAGTCACGGCGGCGACTACAGGCGCAAGAAAAAGGGCTTCCTCGGCGAGATCTTCGATTTCGACTGA
- a CDS encoding glucan biosynthesis protein: MTNRRRFLVSASTAAALAALGVPPQALAAGRVKMGAAERFSFNDLVARARDMARTPYNPQSKAPREILEQIDYEAHGKIRFDTGYAPFADGPGQFPLTFFHLGKFFPKPVRMFLLDGAGGSASPTHAREILYDDHYFEMPADSPAHKLPPGSGFAGFRFQESRLADQAKKDWRKNDWVAFLGASYFRAIGDLYQYGLSARGIAIDVAEPDRKEEFPDFTQFFFEPSAPGSDTVTVYALLEGPSVTGAYKFVMSRNEGVTMEIDKALFLRRDVARLGLAPATSMYWFSETVKGAGVDWRPEVHDSDGLAIWSGAGEHIWRPLNNPPRTMASSFADSNLRGFGLLQRDRAFDHYQDGVMYQRRPSLWVEPLEGWGDGAVQLVELRTDDEIHDNIVAMWVPRAKAAAGSSYRLRYRLHWQKDEPFPSPLARCVATRLGNGGQPGQPRPPNVRKFMVEFKGAPLEQLPFGAKPEAVLSASRGSFSYVFTEAVPNGVPGHWRAQFDLSVAGEEPVDLRLFLRDKDKALSETWLFQYHPFKSNPVY; encoded by the coding sequence ATGACCAACCGACGCCGCTTCCTCGTTTCCGCCTCCACCGCTGCCGCCCTCGCCGCCCTGGGTGTGCCGCCGCAAGCGCTGGCCGCCGGCCGCGTGAAGATGGGAGCGGCCGAACGCTTCTCCTTCAATGACTTGGTCGCCCGCGCGCGCGACATGGCCAGGACGCCTTACAACCCGCAAAGCAAGGCGCCGCGCGAGATCCTCGAACAGATCGACTACGAGGCGCATGGCAAGATCCGCTTCGATACCGGCTATGCGCCCTTCGCCGACGGCCCCGGCCAGTTCCCGCTGACCTTTTTCCACCTCGGCAAATTCTTCCCGAAACCGGTGCGCATGTTCCTGCTGGACGGCGCCGGCGGCAGCGCGTCGCCCACGCACGCGCGCGAGATCCTCTACGACGACCACTACTTCGAGATGCCCGCCGACAGCCCCGCGCACAAGCTGCCGCCGGGCAGCGGCTTTGCCGGTTTCCGCTTCCAGGAAAGCCGGCTGGCCGACCAGGCGAAAAAGGACTGGCGCAAGAACGACTGGGTGGCCTTTCTCGGCGCCTCCTATTTCCGCGCCATCGGCGACCTGTACCAGTACGGCCTGTCGGCGCGCGGCATCGCCATCGACGTCGCCGAGCCCGATCGCAAGGAAGAATTCCCCGACTTCACGCAGTTCTTCTTCGAACCCTCCGCGCCCGGCAGCGACACGGTGACCGTGTACGCCCTGCTGGAAGGCCCCAGCGTCACCGGCGCCTACAAATTCGTCATGTCCCGCAACGAAGGCGTGACGATGGAAATCGACAAGGCGCTGTTCCTGCGCCGCGATGTCGCGCGCCTGGGCCTGGCGCCGGCCACGTCCATGTACTGGTTCTCCGAAACGGTGAAAGGCGCCGGCGTCGACTGGCGCCCGGAGGTGCACGACTCCGACGGCCTGGCAATCTGGAGCGGCGCCGGCGAGCACATCTGGCGCCCGCTGAACAATCCGCCGCGCACCATGGCCTCGTCCTTCGCCGACAGTAACCTGCGCGGCTTCGGCCTGCTGCAGCGCGACCGCGCGTTCGACCACTACCAGGACGGCGTGATGTACCAGCGCCGCCCCAGCCTGTGGGTGGAGCCGCTGGAAGGATGGGGAGACGGCGCGGTGCAGTTGGTGGAGCTGAGGACCGACGATGAGATACACGACAACATCGTCGCCATGTGGGTGCCGCGCGCCAAGGCCGCAGCCGGCTCAAGCTATCGCCTGCGCTACCGGCTGCATTGGCAGAAGGACGAGCCCTTCCCCTCGCCGCTGGCGCGCTGCGTCGCCACGCGCCTGGGCAACGGCGGCCAGCCCGGCCAGCCGCGCCCGCCCAACGTGCGCAAGTTCATGGTGGAATTCAAGGGAGCGCCGCTGGAGCAATTGCCCTTCGGCGCCAAACCCGAGGCGGTGCTCAGCGCCTCGCGCGGCAGTTTTTCCTATGTATTCACGGAAGCGGTCCCCAACGGCGTTCCCGGCCACTGGCGCGCACAGTTCGACCTCAGTGTGGCGGGTGAAGAGCCGGTTGACCTGCGGCTGTTCCTGCGCGACAAGGACAAAGCGCTCTCCGAAACCTGGCTGTTCCAATACCATCCGTTCAAGAGCAATCCGGTCTATTGA
- a CDS encoding LysR family transcriptional regulator, whose translation MELAELEIFRAVVSEGGITRAAERLNRVQSNVTTRIKQLEESIGVPLFVRDRRRMVLTAAGESLLDYAERILDLVQEARAAVAPQSPRGRLRIGSMESAAASRLPAPLAEFHRRWPEVRLELSTGPTETLLAQVRDFKLDAALVSGPIEDPAFDATPLFKEELLLVTPRSHRRVRSPEDVALDTLIVFEQGCAYRRHAEAWFASAGKARRPGRILELASYHAILACVSAGAGVAAVPRSVVAMQVEPHGFSTYSLGKDGRMTTYLISRREQYSASFLALRSLLMASV comes from the coding sequence GTGGAACTGGCCGAACTGGAAATCTTCCGCGCCGTGGTGAGCGAGGGCGGCATTACCCGCGCCGCGGAGCGCCTCAATCGCGTGCAGTCGAACGTCACCACGCGCATCAAGCAGCTGGAGGAGTCGATCGGCGTGCCGCTGTTCGTGCGCGACCGCCGGCGCATGGTGCTGACCGCGGCCGGCGAATCCTTGCTGGACTACGCCGAGCGCATCCTCGACCTGGTGCAGGAGGCGCGCGCGGCCGTGGCGCCGCAAAGCCCGCGCGGGCGGCTGCGCATCGGCTCGATGGAAAGCGCGGCAGCCAGTCGCCTGCCGGCGCCGCTGGCCGAATTCCATCGCCGCTGGCCGGAGGTGCGGCTGGAGCTGTCGACCGGCCCGACCGAGACATTGCTGGCGCAGGTGCGCGACTTCAAGCTCGATGCCGCGCTGGTGAGCGGCCCCATCGAGGATCCTGCCTTCGACGCCACGCCGCTGTTCAAGGAAGAGCTGTTGCTGGTGACGCCCAGGAGCCACCGGCGCGTGCGTTCCCCGGAGGATGTGGCGTTGGATACGCTGATCGTGTTCGAGCAGGGCTGCGCGTACCGGCGCCATGCCGAAGCCTGGTTCGCGTCGGCGGGCAAGGCGCGCCGGCCGGGGAGGATTTTGGAGTTGGCTTCTTACCATGCCATCCTGGCATGCGTGTCCGCCGGCGCGGGCGTGGCGGCGGTGCCGCGCTCGGTGGTGGCGATGCAGGTCGAGCCGCACGGCTTCTCGACTTATTCGCTTGGCAAGGATGGCCGGATGACCACTTACCTCATCAGTCGCCGCGAGCAATATTCGGCGTCCTTCCTTGCCTTGCGTTCTTTACTTATGGCCAGCGTTTGA
- a CDS encoding YbfB/YjiJ family MFS transporter gives MNVPSSPPQSRAMAWRICLSGMLALSAAMGIGRFAFTPLLPMMLHEGSLNLQMGGWLATANYLGYFVGAMLCAFHRSNKPVPLIRAGLAATVLLTLAMGLMHNDAMWLAWRFLSGIASAYVFVYTAGWCLQQLTQLRHPELGGVIFCGPGIGIALTGLLTGAMVNAGWLAASGWILFGAIALALAGLIWKTFSFDAGVGAAGAAAQAQQAPEETPELKREVRQQVIAYGMAGFGYIITATFLPVIARQALPGSSWPDFFWPIFGAGVALGAFGATRLPVHGDQRRLLAWSYVMQAAGVALSILLPNAAGFALSCLLLGLPFTAITLFAMREARRLRQSHASSLMGLMTAAYGIGQIAGPLLATALVHSSGSFAPSLWVAVAALLLGAFMYYRLTLSHKLAHRAA, from the coding sequence ATGAACGTCCCGTCGTCCCCACCGCAAAGCCGCGCCATGGCGTGGCGGATCTGCCTGTCCGGCATGCTGGCGCTGTCGGCCGCGATGGGCATCGGCCGCTTCGCCTTCACCCCGCTGCTGCCGATGATGCTGCACGAAGGCAGCCTCAACCTGCAGATGGGCGGCTGGCTGGCCACCGCCAATTACCTCGGCTACTTCGTCGGCGCCATGCTGTGCGCCTTTCATCGCAGCAACAAGCCGGTGCCGCTGATCCGCGCGGGCCTGGCCGCGACCGTCCTGCTGACCCTGGCCATGGGCCTCATGCACAACGACGCGATGTGGCTGGCGTGGCGGTTTCTCTCCGGCATCGCCAGCGCCTATGTATTCGTCTATACCGCCGGATGGTGCCTGCAGCAGCTCACGCAGCTGCGGCATCCCGAGCTGGGCGGCGTGATCTTCTGCGGCCCCGGCATCGGCATCGCGCTCACCGGCCTGCTGACCGGCGCCATGGTGAACGCCGGCTGGCTGGCGGCCTCAGGCTGGATCCTGTTCGGCGCCATCGCGCTGGCGCTGGCCGGGCTGATCTGGAAGACTTTCAGCTTCGATGCCGGGGTCGGCGCGGCCGGCGCCGCCGCGCAAGCGCAGCAGGCGCCCGAAGAGACGCCCGAACTCAAGCGCGAAGTGCGCCAACAAGTGATTGCCTACGGCATGGCCGGCTTCGGCTACATCATCACCGCCACCTTCCTGCCCGTCATCGCGCGCCAGGCCCTGCCGGGGTCCAGCTGGCCCGACTTCTTCTGGCCCATCTTCGGCGCCGGCGTGGCGCTGGGCGCGTTCGGCGCCACCCGCCTTCCGGTGCACGGCGACCAGCGCCGGCTGCTGGCCTGGAGCTACGTGATGCAAGCCGCCGGCGTGGCGTTGTCGATCCTGCTGCCCAACGCGGCCGGCTTCGCCCTGAGCTGCCTGCTGCTGGGCCTGCCCTTTACCGCCATTACCCTGTTCGCCATGCGCGAGGCGCGCCGTTTGCGCCAGTCGCATGCCAGCAGCCTGATGGGATTGATGACGGCGGCCTACGGCATCGGCCAGATCGCCGGTCCGCTGCTGGCCACGGCGCTGGTGCACAGCAGCGGCTCGTTCGCCCCGTCCCTGTGGGTGGCGGTAGCGGCCTTGCTGCTGGGCGCCTTCATGTACTACCGCCTCACCCTGAGCCACAAGCTGGCGCATCGCGCCGCCTGA
- a CDS encoding DUF1810 domain-containing protein, giving the protein MKDPYALQRFIDAQEPVFAQATQELRAGAKRSHWMWFVFPQIAGLGHSETARRYAIRSLAEAQAYLRHPILGPRLIECARLVLDARKHAPERPLADIFGAPDDLKFHSSMTLFAQAGPEQPEFAAALALFFDDRPDRATLKLLLEKQDAFPDA; this is encoded by the coding sequence ATGAAAGACCCTTACGCGCTGCAACGCTTCATCGATGCGCAGGAGCCGGTGTTCGCCCAGGCGACGCAGGAGCTGCGCGCGGGCGCCAAGCGCAGCCACTGGATGTGGTTCGTCTTTCCCCAGATCGCCGGACTTGGTCATAGCGAAACCGCCCGCCGTTACGCCATCCGCTCGCTGGCCGAGGCCCAGGCCTATCTGCGCCACCCCATCCTGGGACCGCGCCTGATCGAATGCGCGCGGCTGGTGCTGGACGCGCGCAAGCATGCTCCCGAACGCCCGCTCGCCGATATCTTCGGCGCTCCGGACGACCTGAAATTCCATTCCTCCATGACCCTGTTCGCGCAGGCCGGTCCGGAGCAGCCCGAGTTCGCCGCGGCGCTGGCGCTTTTCTTCGACGACCGGCCGGATCGGGCAACGCTGAAGCTGCTGCTTGAAAAGCAGGACGCCTTCCCGGACGCCTGA
- a CDS encoding TMEM165/GDT1 family protein, with amino-acid sequence MDAFLVSTGIVALAEIGDKTQLLAFILAAKFRKPVPIILGVLVATIANHAFAGALGAWITSLLSPEILRWVLGVSFIAMAGWTLIPDKFDESEARFGRFGVFGTTLLTFFMAEMGDKTQVATVALAAQYHAFVPVVAGTTLGMMIANVPAVLLGDKIAGRIPVRVVHAIAAAIFAIIGVATLLGAGASLGF; translated from the coding sequence TTGGATGCATTCCTTGTTTCCACAGGCATCGTCGCACTCGCCGAGATCGGCGACAAAACCCAGCTGCTGGCCTTCATCCTGGCAGCCAAATTCCGCAAGCCCGTTCCCATCATCCTCGGCGTGCTGGTCGCCACCATCGCCAACCACGCCTTCGCCGGCGCGCTGGGCGCCTGGATCACTTCGCTGCTGTCGCCGGAAATCCTGCGCTGGGTGCTGGGCGTGTCCTTCATCGCCATGGCGGGGTGGACGTTGATTCCCGACAAGTTCGACGAGAGCGAAGCCAGGTTCGGCCGTTTCGGCGTGTTCGGCACCACGCTGCTGACCTTCTTCATGGCCGAGATGGGTGACAAGACCCAGGTCGCCACCGTGGCGCTGGCCGCGCAATACCACGCCTTCGTGCCGGTGGTGGCCGGCACCACGCTGGGCATGATGATCGCCAATGTGCCGGCAGTCCTGCTGGGCGACAAGATCGCCGGCCGGATCCCGGTGCGCGTGGTGCACGCCATCGCCGCCGCCATCTTCGCCATCATCGGCGTGGCCACGCTGCTGGGCGCGGGAGCATCGCTGGGCTTCTGA
- a CDS encoding MFS transporter has product MSRAEVRASASLASIFALRMLGLFLILPVFAVYARGLPGGDNAALVGLAMGIYGLAQSFGQIPFGMASDKYGRKRIIIIGLVLFALGSFIAAAAHSVAWIIVGRAIQGAGAISAAITAFIADSTREEHRTKAMAMVGASIGLTFAVSLVAAPVLYRLIGMGGIFALTGALSVLAIGAVLWVVPDAPMVKARRVPLGEVLRNAELMRLNVGVFTLHMTQLAMFVVLPGALVQYSGIAVDQHWKIYLPVVLASFVLMLPPVFVAEKHGRMKQVFVAAIALLLLVQLGFWAALSQAQTNWWVLVALLFLFFVAFNILEASQPSLVSRIAPPAAKGSALGVYNTLQALGLFCGGALGGWLKQNVSVQAVFLLCALVSLSWLIIAANMKNLPRRAARAAGATA; this is encoded by the coding sequence ATGTCGCGCGCCGAAGTGCGCGCCTCGGCGTCGCTGGCGTCCATCTTCGCCTTGCGCATGCTGGGGCTGTTCCTGATCCTGCCGGTATTCGCGGTCTACGCCCGCGGCCTGCCCGGCGGCGACAATGCCGCCCTGGTCGGGCTGGCGATGGGCATCTACGGCCTGGCGCAGTCGTTCGGCCAGATTCCGTTCGGCATGGCCTCCGACAAATACGGCCGCAAGCGCATCATCATCATCGGCCTGGTGCTGTTCGCGCTGGGCTCCTTCATCGCCGCCGCCGCGCACAGCGTGGCCTGGATCATCGTCGGCCGGGCCATCCAGGGCGCCGGCGCGATCTCGGCCGCCATCACCGCCTTCATCGCCGACTCGACCCGCGAGGAACATCGCACCAAGGCCATGGCCATGGTCGGGGCGTCGATCGGCCTGACCTTCGCGGTCTCGCTGGTGGCCGCGCCGGTGCTGTACCGCCTGATCGGCATGGGCGGCATCTTCGCCCTGACCGGCGCGCTGTCCGTGCTGGCCATCGGCGCCGTGCTGTGGGTGGTGCCGGACGCGCCCATGGTCAAGGCCCGGCGGGTGCCGCTGGGCGAGGTGCTGCGCAATGCGGAACTGATGCGGCTCAATGTCGGCGTCTTCACGCTGCACATGACCCAGCTGGCCATGTTCGTGGTGTTGCCCGGCGCGTTGGTGCAGTATTCCGGCATCGCCGTGGACCAGCACTGGAAAATCTACCTGCCAGTGGTGCTGGCGTCCTTCGTGCTGATGCTGCCGCCGGTGTTCGTGGCTGAGAAGCATGGCCGCATGAAGCAGGTGTTCGTCGCCGCCATCGCATTGCTGCTGCTGGTGCAACTCGGTTTCTGGGCTGCGCTGTCGCAGGCGCAGACGAATTGGTGGGTGCTGGTGGCGCTGCTGTTCCTGTTCTTCGTTGCCTTCAATATCCTGGAGGCGTCCCAGCCGTCGCTGGTCTCGCGCATCGCGCCGCCGGCGGCCAAGGGCAGCGCGCTGGGCGTGTACAACACCCTGCAGGCGCTGGGCCTGTTCTGCGGCGGCGCCCTGGGCGGCTGGCTCAAACAAAATGTGAGTGTGCAGGCGGTCTTCCTGCTGTGTGCTTTAGTGAGCCTGTCCTGGCTTATAATCGCGGCTAACATGAAAAACCTTCCGCGACGCGCAGCGCGTGCGGCAGGTGCAACGGCCTAA
- the nhaR gene encoding transcriptional activator NhaR — MAALNYKHLHYFWTVAKCGGVARAGERLHLTAQTISGQIALFEESLGYKLFNRVGRRLELNDEGRMVFDYADRIFTIGEELEEALRFRPGGRALQLRVGVADAVPKAIAYLLLESALAMDETIHIVCREGKLDVLLGELAIHRLDIVIADSPMPPNVDVRGYHHLLGECDTAFFATPELARRYRKSFPQSLDGAPFLMPGEDAAVRPRLLRWFEKQKIRPRIAGEFDDGALLLAFGDAGAGIFAAPAAIAAQIKKQYGLVEIGRTDAIREQFYAISVERRLTHPAVLAIQSSARDNLVVGSSRG; from the coding sequence ATGGCCGCCCTCAACTACAAGCACCTCCACTATTTCTGGACCGTCGCCAAGTGCGGCGGCGTGGCCCGCGCCGGCGAACGCCTGCACCTGACTGCGCAGACCATCAGCGGGCAGATCGCGCTGTTCGAGGAAAGCCTGGGCTACAAGCTCTTCAATCGGGTCGGCCGCAGGCTGGAGCTCAACGACGAAGGACGCATGGTGTTCGACTATGCCGACCGCATCTTCACCATCGGCGAGGAGCTGGAAGAGGCGCTGCGCTTTCGCCCCGGCGGGCGCGCGCTGCAACTGCGCGTGGGCGTGGCCGACGCGGTGCCCAAGGCGATCGCCTACCTGCTGCTGGAAAGCGCGCTGGCGATGGATGAAACCATCCACATCGTGTGCCGCGAAGGCAAGCTCGATGTCTTGCTGGGCGAGCTGGCGATCCATCGCCTCGACATCGTCATCGCCGACAGCCCGATGCCGCCCAATGTCGACGTGCGCGGCTACCACCACCTGCTGGGCGAATGCGACACCGCTTTCTTTGCCACGCCGGAGCTGGCGCGGCGCTACAGGAAGAGCTTCCCCCAAAGCCTGGACGGCGCGCCCTTCCTGATGCCGGGAGAAGACGCTGCGGTACGCCCGCGCCTGCTGCGCTGGTTCGAGAAACAAAAGATCCGCCCCCGGATCGCCGGCGAGTTCGACGACGGCGCCCTGCTGCTGGCATTCGGCGACGCCGGCGCGGGCATCTTCGCGGCGCCCGCCGCCATCGCCGCGCAGATCAAGAAGCAATATGGCCTGGTGGAAATCGGCCGCACGGATGCCATCCGGGAACAGTTCTACGCCATCTCGGTGGAGCGCCGCCTGACCCATCCCGCCGTGCTGGCGATCCAGTCGTCGGCCCGCGACAACCTGGTGGTGGGAAGCTCGCGCGGATGA
- the ssb gene encoding single-stranded DNA-binding protein: MASVNKVIIVGNLGRDPETRYMPNGEAVTNIAVATTESWKDKNSGEKKELTEWHRITFYRKLAEIAGQYLKKGSQIYVEGRLQTRKWQDKDGVERYTTEIIADTMQMLGSRQGGGGGGGSMEEGSYGGGGGGGYGGGAPRQNAGGGGGGGAAGGAPRQQPAQRPAPNFSDMDDDIPF, from the coding sequence ATGGCATCGGTCAATAAAGTCATCATCGTCGGCAACCTCGGACGCGATCCGGAAACGCGCTACATGCCGAACGGCGAAGCGGTCACCAACATCGCCGTCGCCACGACCGAAAGCTGGAAGGACAAGAACAGCGGCGAAAAGAAGGAGCTTACCGAATGGCACCGCATCACCTTCTACCGCAAGCTGGCTGAGATCGCCGGCCAGTATCTGAAGAAAGGCTCGCAGATCTACGTCGAAGGCCGCCTGCAGACCCGCAAGTGGCAAGACAAGGACGGCGTCGAGCGCTACACCACCGAAATCATCGCCGACACCATGCAGATGCTGGGCAGCCGCCAGGGTGGCGGTGGCGGCGGCGGTTCGATGGAAGAGGGCAGCTACGGCGGTGGCGGCGGTGGTGGCTACGGCGGCGGCGCTCCGCGCCAGAACGCCGGTGGTGGCGGTGGCGGTGGCGCCGCTGGCGGCGCTCCGCGCCAGCAGCCGGCCCAGCGCCCGGCGCCGAACTTCTCGGACATGGACGACGATATCCCGTTCTGA
- a CDS encoding type II asparaginase has translation MLIKKFSQFLILLCLAAAAAAQAQNLPNVVILATGGTIAGTGATTTTTVGYTAAKVGVDALIAAVPELKKVANVRGEQTMQIASENMNNDAWLKLAKRINTLLAQSDVDGIVITHGTDTIEETAYFLDLTVKSKKPVVIVGAMRPSTAISADGPINLYNAVLLAGSKEAIGKGVLVTLNDQINAGREVTKTNTSTLDTFKTPELGFLGYIQGSKPFFYRQSTRKNTADTPFDVSNLDKLPQVDIVYGYANMNPIALNAFVAAGAQGIIHAGVGDGSLNNTVVPSLTEARKKGVVIVRASRVGQGIVARNGEADDDKLDFVVSDTLNAQKARILLMLALTKTTDTKEIQKMFWEY, from the coding sequence ATGCTCATCAAAAAATTCAGCCAGTTCCTGATCCTGCTTTGCCTTGCGGCGGCAGCGGCCGCGCAAGCGCAGAACCTGCCCAACGTCGTCATCCTGGCGACCGGCGGCACCATCGCCGGCACCGGCGCCACCACCACCACCACGGTCGGCTACACCGCCGCCAAGGTCGGCGTGGACGCGCTGATCGCCGCCGTTCCCGAACTGAAGAAGGTCGCCAACGTGCGCGGCGAGCAGACCATGCAAATCGCCAGCGAGAACATGAACAACGACGCTTGGCTGAAACTGGCCAAGCGCATCAACACGCTGCTGGCGCAGAGCGACGTCGACGGCATCGTGATCACCCACGGCACCGACACCATCGAAGAGACCGCCTACTTCCTCGACCTGACGGTCAAGAGCAAGAAGCCGGTGGTGATCGTCGGCGCCATGCGCCCGTCGACCGCGATCAGCGCCGACGGCCCGATCAACCTGTACAACGCCGTCCTGCTGGCGGGCAGCAAGGAAGCCATCGGCAAGGGCGTGCTGGTGACGCTGAACGACCAGATCAACGCCGGCCGCGAAGTGACCAAGACCAACACTTCCACCCTGGATACCTTCAAGACGCCGGAACTGGGCTTCCTCGGCTACATCCAGGGCAGCAAGCCGTTCTTCTATCGCCAGTCGACCCGCAAGAACACGGCTGACACCCCGTTCGACGTCTCGAACCTGGACAAGCTGCCGCAAGTCGACATCGTCTACGGCTACGCCAACATGAACCCGATCGCGCTCAACGCCTTCGTGGCCGCCGGCGCGCAGGGCATCATCCACGCCGGCGTGGGTGACGGCAGCCTGAACAACACGGTGGTGCCGTCGCTGACCGAAGCGCGCAAGAAGGGCGTCGTGATCGTGCGCGCCAGCCGCGTCGGCCAGGGCATCGTGGCGCGCAACGGCGAGGCCGACGACGACAAGCTGGACTTCGTCGTCTCCGACACGCTCAACGCGCAAAAGGCCCGCATCCTGCTGATGCTGGCGCTGACCAAAACCACTGACACCAAGGAAATCCAGAAGATGTTCTGGGAGTACTGA